A genome region from Nycticebus coucang isolate mNycCou1 chromosome 22, mNycCou1.pri, whole genome shotgun sequence includes the following:
- the CDCP2 gene encoding CUB domain-containing protein 2 yields the protein MQAELGSCLLLAVALLGPGPGAQAMKGVKCGGVLSAPSGNFSSPNFPRLYPYNTECSWLIVVAEGSSVLLTFYDFDLEYHDTCDFDFLEIYNGASADKGNLLGRFCGQVPPPPFTSSWHVMSVVFHSDKHVASRGFAAGYQKDVCGGVLTSLSGALTSPEYPNNYPNNVECHWVIRAAGPATIKLVFVDFQVEGNEECTYDYVAVLGGPGPARGHHYCGSTRPPTLVSLGHELQVVFKSDFNIGGRGFKAYYFSGECQEVYVAVRGNFSSPQYPGSYPNNIRCHWTIRLPPGYRVKVFFLDLDLEEPNSLTRTCDFDHLAAFDGASEEAPLLGNWCGHHLPPPITSSHNQLLLLLHTDRSATRRGFSVAYIGVVPMNVSCSRTDFQILISAQALAPLERTKVYLGSRSCAAQEVGSNFRIQARFDTCGTESQRRNNTSVIVSVLYIDFSAAGQDDVHEYEVLCEPRRKEASVHLLSGSNWLGPYAATAEHLQEAPPRDEAEALDSPVTAVAQDTSDIIFLGLCILAGVLMVIAIVVLMLL from the exons gtgtTAAATGTGGGGGTGTGCTGTCAGCACCTTCCGGAAACTTCTCCAGCCCCAATTTTCCTAGACTGTACCCTTACAACACTGAGTGCAGCTGGCTGATCGTGGTGGCTGAGGGGTCCTCCGTGCTGCTCACCTTCTATGACTTTGACCTGGAGTACCATGACACCTGCGACTTTGACTTCCTGGAGATCTACAATGGAGCCTCAGCAGACAAGGGCAACCTGCTGGGGAGATTCTGTGGCCAGGTGCCCCCGCCGCCCTTCACCTCCTCCTGGCACGTCATGTCTGTGGTCTTCCACTCGGATAAGCATGTGGCCAGCCGCGGCTTTGCTGCAGGCTACCAGAAAG ATGTGTGTGGTGGTGTCCTGACCAGCCTGTCGGGGGCCCTCACTAGCCCTGAGTACCCTAACAACTACCCCAACAATGTGGAATGCCACTGGGTGATCCGGGCCGCCGGCCCTGCCACCATCAAGCTGGTGTTCGTGGACTTCCAGGTGGAGGGCAATGAAGAGTGTACCTATGACTATGTGGCTGTGCTTGGGGGGCCCGGCCCAGCCCGTGGGCACCACTACTGTGGCAGCACCAGACCCCCAACCCTGGTGTCTCTGGGCCACGAGCTGCAAGTGGTCTTCAAGTCCGACTTTAACATTGGAGGCCGGGGCTTCAAGGCCTACTACTTCTCAG GGGAATGCCAGGAGGTGTACGTGGCTGTGCGAGGCAACTTCTCCAGCCCACAGTACCCTGGCTCCTATCCCAACAACATCCGGTGCCACTGGACCATCCGCCTGCCTCCTGGCTACCGGGTTAAGGTATTCTTCCTGGACCTGGACCTGGAGGAGCCCAACAGCCTGACCAGGACCTGTGACTTTGACCATCTGGCAGCCTTTGACGGGGCCAGCGAGGAGGCACCCCTGCTGGGGAATTGGTGTGGCCACCACCTGCCACCGCCCATCACCTCGAGCCACAACCAGCTCCTGCTATTGCTGCACACGGACCGCAGCGCCACCCGCAGGGGCTTCTCTGTGGCCTACATTGGAG TGGTGCCCATGAACGTGAGCTGCTCCCGCACAGACTTCCAGATCCTGATCTCCGCGCAGGCGCTGGCCCCACTGGAGCGGACCAAGGTCTACCTGGGCAGCCGGAGCTGTGCCGCCCAGGAAGTTGGCAGCAACTTCAGGATCCAGGCCCGCTTTGACACCTGTGGCACTGAATCTCAG AGAAGGAACAATACTTCCGTGATTGTCAGTGTGCTGTACATCGACTTCTCGGCTGCCGGGCAGGATGACGTCCATGAGTATGAGGTCCTCTGTGAGCCACGGCGCAAGGAAGCTTCTGTCCACCTGCTGTCTGGCTCCAACTGGCTTGGGCCCTATGCTGCCACTGCTGAGCACCTTCAGGAAGCGCCACCCAGGGACGAGGCAGAGGCACTGGATAGCCCGGTGACCGCGGTGGCCCAGGATACAAGTGACATCATCTTCCTGGGACTTTGCATCCTGGCTGGAGTCCTCATGGTCATTGCCATTGTGGTCCTGATGCTGCTATGA